One window from the genome of Streptomyces cadmiisoli encodes:
- a CDS encoding nucleotide triphosphate diphosphatase NUDT15: MNTNEPGAERPERVRPASHSLTGVGLAVLDPDGRVLLGLGHDARWELPGGKVDAGEDFETAAARELAEETGLAVPAAAVRVLAVLVDGINGLTRVTAAAVTEGAVGAPEVTEPDKILRWEWFPRSAVPSALFPPSAAVLDCLWPESVPRGAPQVRGYRVVDGGARSD; the protein is encoded by the coding sequence GTGAACACGAATGAACCAGGTGCGGAGCGCCCCGAGCGCGTCCGTCCCGCATCGCACAGCCTCACCGGCGTCGGCCTCGCCGTTCTCGATCCCGACGGCCGGGTCCTGCTCGGTCTCGGCCACGATGCCCGCTGGGAACTTCCGGGCGGCAAGGTCGACGCCGGGGAGGACTTCGAGACGGCCGCGGCGCGGGAACTGGCGGAGGAGACCGGACTCGCGGTGCCCGCGGCGGCGGTGCGGGTCCTGGCGGTCCTGGTCGACGGCATCAACGGGCTGACGAGGGTGACTGCGGCAGCGGTCACCGAGGGGGCGGTGGGAGCACCCGAGGTGACCGAACCGGACAAGATCCTGCGCTGGGAATGGTTCCCGCGCTCTGCCGTGCCGTCGGCACTCTTTCCTCCTTCCGCCGCGGTACTGGACTGCCTGTGGCCCGAGAGCGTTCCGCGCGGAGCGCCGCAGGTGCGGGGATATCGCGTCGTCGACGGCGGGGCCCGGAGCGACTGA
- a CDS encoding DUF4240 domain-containing protein: protein MNKEEFWELIAAARSQASDPHEGESVARETTSLLAARPAEEIVAARQVLWDLMAHSYTKPLWAAAYLINGGCSDDGFDYFRGWLIAQGREVFERVVADPDALADLPVVQASAADGRDLEGEELLSIAWDAHTMATGEELPADAFTIRYPELDPAWDFNFDDHAEMTRRLPRLAALYP from the coding sequence ATGAACAAAGAGGAGTTCTGGGAGCTCATCGCGGCTGCCCGCAGCCAGGCGTCCGACCCGCACGAAGGCGAATCGGTCGCCCGCGAGACGACCTCATTGCTGGCCGCCCGACCGGCCGAGGAGATCGTCGCCGCCCGGCAGGTGCTGTGGGACCTGATGGCCCACTCCTACACGAAGCCGCTGTGGGCCGCCGCGTACCTCATCAACGGCGGATGCTCCGACGACGGCTTCGACTACTTCCGCGGTTGGCTGATCGCACAGGGCCGTGAGGTCTTCGAGCGCGTCGTCGCCGATCCCGATGCCCTCGCGGACCTGCCCGTCGTGCAGGCTTCGGCGGCCGACGGGCGGGATCTGGAAGGTGAGGAGTTGCTGAGCATCGCCTGGGACGCGCACACCATGGCGACCGGTGAGGAGCTCCCTGCCGACGCATTCACCATTCGATATCCAGAGCTGGACCCTGCCTGGGACTTCAACTTCGACGACCATGCCGAGATGACCCGCCGGCTACCGCGCCTGGCCGCCCTCTACCCGTGA
- a CDS encoding ATP-binding protein: MRSWALPHRSRSVGAARDLARSAVEEWGLPADAADHVLLVVSELVTNAVEHATPPVVLHLDLLGDGVMHIRVDDGGRSAEEGEWTSSCAPDEHGRGQHILDVLTLDHGTHDCRHGATHWARVPAAVQQCT, translated from the coding sequence ATGAGGTCATGGGCCCTGCCACACCGGTCCCGCTCGGTCGGCGCAGCGCGCGACCTGGCACGCTCAGCCGTGGAGGAATGGGGGCTTCCCGCCGACGCGGCGGATCACGTTCTCCTCGTAGTCTCCGAACTGGTGACCAACGCCGTGGAGCACGCCACGCCCCCCGTCGTGCTCCACCTCGACCTGCTCGGGGACGGAGTCATGCACATCCGTGTCGACGACGGCGGGCGGTCTGCCGAAGAGGGTGAGTGGACCTCCAGTTGCGCGCCGGACGAGCACGGCCGCGGACAGCACATACTCGATGTCCTCACACTCGACCACGGCACCCACGACTGCCGACACGGCGCGACACACTGGGCCCGCGTTCCCGCGGCCGTCCAGCAGTGCACGTGA
- a CDS encoding ferredoxin, with the protein MRVVVDLSRCQGYAQCAFLAPEAFRMHGEEALMYDPNPDDAQRDRVLRAAAACPVQAILVDRLEARDVPVEASPS; encoded by the coding sequence ATGAGAGTTGTCGTTGATCTTTCCCGATGCCAGGGATACGCGCAGTGCGCCTTCCTGGCTCCGGAAGCTTTCCGGATGCATGGGGAGGAAGCACTGATGTACGACCCGAATCCCGATGACGCGCAGCGTGACCGAGTGCTGCGGGCCGCGGCGGCCTGTCCGGTCCAGGCGATTCTGGTCGACCGCCTGGAGGCACGGGACGTACCCGTGGAGGCGTCGCCGTCATGA
- a CDS encoding NAD(P)/FAD-dependent oxidoreductase, protein MTSADNLRAFKRDGRIVVVGASLAGLRAAEALRGEGFTGSLTMIGDEPSEPYDRPPLSKQVLTGWVPADGTLLPRRRDIDAEWLLGVPAGGLDMRANQVRLADGREVPFDRVLIATGVRARPWFVESEADLDGVFVLRTREHAEGLQRALAAGPSRVLIIGAGFTGSEIASICRERGIAVTVAELAPAPLVGALGAMVGDVAADMQRAHGVDLRCGVKVTRLEGDAQGRFRRAHFDDGSAIDADVAVVALGGIRNTEWLRGSGLAAGVWGIACDTGCRALTLDGLITDDVFAAGDVARCPNPIYEYRLISLEHWANAVEQAEVAAHNMVSGQADRWPHLSLPVFWSIQFGVNIKTVGVPTFADEVVVTQGSVADRRFVAAYGYRGRVTAAVSFNNAKWLDHYRQLIETAAPFPPPFPAPDQPADMKPVPVDFPGPTLLAQGATVVVTGHDPGERRVTSAQQHR, encoded by the coding sequence ATGACCAGCGCCGACAATCTGCGTGCCTTCAAGCGGGACGGCCGCATCGTAGTGGTCGGGGCGTCCCTCGCGGGACTGCGTGCCGCGGAGGCTCTGCGTGGCGAGGGCTTCACGGGATCGTTGACCATGATCGGTGACGAGCCGAGCGAGCCTTACGACCGGCCTCCACTGTCCAAGCAGGTACTGACCGGTTGGGTGCCGGCCGACGGCACCCTGCTGCCGCGGCGTCGGGACATCGATGCGGAGTGGCTGCTGGGCGTACCCGCCGGCGGGCTGGACATGAGGGCCAACCAGGTGCGGCTCGCCGACGGACGCGAGGTTCCCTTCGACCGGGTGCTGATCGCCACCGGGGTACGGGCGCGACCCTGGTTCGTCGAGAGCGAAGCGGACCTGGACGGGGTGTTCGTCCTGCGGACGCGTGAGCACGCCGAGGGCCTGCAGCGAGCTCTCGCCGCCGGACCTTCGCGTGTTTTGATCATCGGTGCGGGATTCACCGGTTCCGAGATCGCTTCAATCTGCCGCGAGCGGGGCATCGCGGTGACCGTCGCCGAACTCGCGCCGGCTCCGCTGGTCGGGGCGCTCGGTGCCATGGTCGGGGACGTCGCCGCGGACATGCAGCGCGCGCACGGCGTCGACCTTCGCTGCGGGGTCAAGGTCACCCGGCTGGAGGGTGACGCGCAGGGGCGGTTCCGCCGCGCCCACTTCGACGACGGCAGCGCGATCGACGCCGATGTGGCGGTGGTGGCACTTGGTGGCATCCGTAACACCGAGTGGCTGCGGGGTTCGGGACTGGCAGCGGGTGTCTGGGGAATCGCCTGCGACACGGGTTGCCGAGCTCTCACCCTCGACGGCCTGATCACCGACGACGTCTTCGCCGCCGGGGATGTGGCACGCTGCCCGAACCCGATCTACGAGTACCGGCTCATCTCGCTGGAGCACTGGGCCAACGCCGTGGAGCAGGCCGAGGTCGCGGCGCACAACATGGTCAGTGGCCAGGCGGACCGTTGGCCTCACCTGTCCCTCCCGGTGTTCTGGTCGATCCAGTTCGGCGTCAACATCAAAACCGTCGGTGTGCCGACCTTCGCCGACGAGGTCGTCGTCACCCAGGGGTCGGTGGCCGACCGCCGCTTCGTCGCCGCATACGGCTATCGGGGTCGCGTCACCGCGGCGGTCAGCTTCAACAACGCCAAGTGGCTGGACCACTACCGGCAGCTGATCGAGACGGCCGCACCTTTTCCGCCGCCCTTCCCCGCGCCCGACCAGCCCGCCGACATGAAGCCGGTGCCTGTGGACTTCCCCGGCCCCACCCTGCTCGCCCAAGGCGCGACCGTGGTCGTCACCGGTCACGACCCGGGTGAGCGGCGCGTCACGTCCGCACAGCAGCACCGGTAG
- a CDS encoding cytochrome P450, producing MTATETPGTLLRILDYSSRADPYPLYAELRETPVALQEDGSYVISTYRELMDILHNPHLSSDVRHLSRPMEAAEGRGTPAFINLDPPEHDRLRRMAMRHFGPPHTPGLVAGLEPDLTATVGSLIDDFAGKEQIDIVDDFAYPFPVTVICHLLGVPREDEPRFHLWVNAVIESIDYNPKTDPKEKLENGRQATNELRAYLRGLVEERHSRPSDDLLSRLANDDGPDGRMTDEEIVATANLLLIAGHETTVNLITNGMLTLLRHPQMLQRLRDEPDLIVPLVEELLRYEPPVHIIPWRAAYSDVAVADTVIPKGSRIILMLASGSRDPNRFHDPDRFDPDRPDNQHLGFGSGIHLCFGGPLARRETQIALTELVRRLDRPGLVTDPPPYRRSPVLRGPIHLPVEQGAG from the coding sequence ATGACCGCGACCGAGACGCCCGGCACACTGCTCCGGATCCTCGACTACTCCTCCCGGGCCGACCCGTATCCCCTCTACGCCGAGCTGCGTGAGACGCCGGTGGCCCTCCAGGAGGACGGCAGCTACGTCATCAGCACCTATCGCGAGCTCATGGACATCCTGCACAACCCGCACCTGAGCTCCGACGTCCGCCATCTGTCGCGTCCGATGGAAGCAGCCGAGGGGCGCGGCACGCCGGCGTTCATCAACCTCGACCCGCCCGAGCACGACCGCCTGCGGCGGATGGCGATGCGCCATTTCGGCCCCCCGCACACCCCGGGGCTGGTGGCCGGCCTGGAGCCCGACCTGACCGCCACCGTCGGCAGCCTGATCGACGATTTCGCGGGAAAGGAACAGATCGACATCGTCGACGACTTCGCCTACCCGTTCCCCGTCACTGTGATCTGCCACCTGCTCGGCGTGCCGCGCGAGGACGAACCGAGGTTCCACTTGTGGGTGAACGCCGTCATCGAGTCGATCGACTACAACCCGAAGACCGACCCCAAGGAAAAGCTGGAGAATGGCCGGCAGGCGACCAACGAGCTGCGCGCCTACCTCCGCGGGCTGGTGGAAGAACGCCACAGCCGGCCAAGTGACGACCTGCTCTCCCGCCTGGCCAACGACGACGGGCCGGACGGGCGGATGACCGACGAAGAAATCGTCGCCACCGCCAATCTCCTGCTGATCGCCGGCCACGAGACCACGGTCAACCTCATCACCAACGGCATGCTGACGCTGCTGCGCCACCCGCAGATGCTGCAGCGACTGCGCGATGAGCCGGACCTGATCGTGCCGCTGGTCGAAGAGCTGCTGCGCTACGAGCCTCCGGTGCACATCATCCCGTGGCGGGCGGCGTACAGCGATGTCGCGGTCGCCGACACGGTGATCCCCAAGGGCTCACGGATCATACTGATGCTGGCCTCGGGCAGCCGCGATCCGAACCGTTTCCACGATCCCGATCGCTTCGACCCCGATCGGCCCGACAACCAGCACCTCGGGTTCGGCAGCGGAATCCACCTGTGCTTCGGCGGCCCGCTGGCCCGGCGGGAGACCCAGATCGCGCTGACCGAGCTGGTACGCCGCCTCGACCGGCCCGGCCTGGTCACCGACCCGCCACCGTACCGGCGAAGCCCCGTTCTTCGCGGTCCGATCCATCTGCCCGTCGAGCAGGGCGCAGGCTGA
- a CDS encoding GAP family protein: MAIILILATPQGRLNGLLFALGWVLGLTALGAIMLAIGGTAGASTHEQPATWVGALKLALGALLALFGARQWRRRPKDSSQAHLPTWMAAIDRFTPVKIWGLGLLLSGANLKNAPLTIAAGASISSSGLPLPQQIGTLAIFVAIASLGVLAPLAVYVIMGERAKSILTDWRDWAARHNVAVLAVLFFVLGLKLLGDGISILTS; the protein is encoded by the coding sequence GTGGCGATCATCCTCATCCTGGCCACCCCGCAGGGGCGCCTCAACGGACTCCTCTTCGCCCTCGGCTGGGTTCTGGGACTCACAGCACTCGGAGCCATCATGCTGGCCATCGGCGGCACTGCCGGAGCCTCGACTCACGAGCAGCCGGCCACCTGGGTGGGAGCCCTCAAACTTGCTCTGGGCGCCCTCCTCGCCCTCTTCGGCGCGCGTCAATGGCGGCGCCGCCCCAAAGACTCCTCTCAGGCACATCTGCCGACGTGGATGGCTGCGATCGACCGCTTCACCCCTGTCAAGATCTGGGGTCTGGGGCTGCTGCTCTCGGGGGCGAATCTCAAGAACGCACCCCTGACCATCGCAGCAGGCGCCTCGATCAGCTCGTCGGGTCTCCCCCTGCCGCAGCAGATCGGAACGCTCGCGATCTTCGTGGCCATCGCCTCCCTGGGAGTGCTCGCACCGCTCGCCGTCTACGTGATCATGGGCGAACGCGCCAAGAGCATCCTCACCGACTGGCGGGACTGGGCCGCGCGGCACAACGTCGCCGTCCTGGCCGTCCTGTTCTTCGTACTCGGCCTCAAGCTCCTCGGTGACGGCATCAGCATCCTCACGTCCTGA
- a CDS encoding alpha/beta hydrolase, whose protein sequence is MAALSTVPPSSAAPAVVPPPAPAQLRWEPCGSQGAEGAALEVPLDWSRPDGETITVAVTRLRAADPAQRIGTLFFNPGGPGNAARPWVRDRAIELFPAALRDRFDIVGVDPRGTGDSRPLIACDKPTAELNGGRYPATRAEYDRLIAYNRSFAEECRRATGPLIDHVDTVSSARDFDAVRQALGEQRVSWLGLSYGTVLTATYAELFPERVRAAVLDGPLDRSIGSRALASDDAAAAEDAFGLFADWCESEPGCALYGKDVRAEYGSLLDRAPLQALGHPEGVSADQIGFGTYAKLIFRSAWSSLAEDLAAASTDASAFAAAGARCPAYRVIACHDMPTGDVGYAEFSARLAEVRRLAPVFGGYVEGWDIQAGCLGWPIESANPWGPIRVTGTPPLLVVAGTHDPATPLHWGEGVASQIDGSELLVWDGVGHTAFLNHPPTVDRAVDYLITGRV, encoded by the coding sequence GTGGCGGCCCTGAGTACCGTCCCACCGTCGTCTGCGGCCCCGGCCGTCGTGCCGCCACCCGCCCCGGCACAGCTGCGTTGGGAGCCCTGCGGCAGCCAGGGCGCCGAAGGCGCCGCGCTGGAGGTGCCCCTCGACTGGTCCCGGCCGGACGGCGAGACCATCACCGTCGCGGTGACCCGGCTGCGAGCCGCCGACCCCGCCCAGCGGATCGGCACGCTGTTCTTCAACCCGGGAGGCCCCGGCAACGCGGCACGGCCATGGGTTCGGGACAGGGCGATCGAGTTGTTCCCCGCCGCGCTGCGCGACCGGTTCGACATCGTCGGGGTGGACCCGCGTGGCACGGGCGACAGCCGGCCTCTGATCGCGTGCGACAAGCCGACCGCGGAATTGAACGGCGGACGCTACCCCGCCACACGCGCGGAATACGACCGGTTGATCGCATACAACCGCAGCTTCGCGGAGGAATGCCGGCGTGCCACCGGTCCGCTGATCGACCACGTGGACACGGTCAGCTCGGCACGGGACTTCGACGCGGTGCGCCAGGCCCTCGGTGAACAGCGGGTCAGCTGGCTCGGCCTGTCCTACGGCACCGTCCTGACCGCGACGTACGCCGAACTGTTCCCGGAGCGGGTGCGGGCCGCCGTGCTGGACGGACCCCTGGACCGCAGCATCGGCTCTCGTGCCCTCGCTTCCGACGACGCCGCGGCGGCCGAGGACGCGTTCGGGCTGTTCGCCGACTGGTGCGAGTCCGAACCCGGTTGCGCGCTGTACGGCAAGGACGTCCGGGCCGAGTACGGGTCACTGCTCGACCGGGCGCCGCTGCAGGCTCTCGGTCACCCGGAGGGCGTGAGCGCGGACCAGATCGGCTTCGGTACCTACGCCAAGCTCATCTTCCGCAGCGCTTGGAGCTCGCTCGCCGAGGATCTCGCCGCCGCGTCGACGGACGCGTCCGCCTTTGCGGCGGCGGGGGCGCGATGCCCGGCGTACCGGGTGATCGCCTGCCACGACATGCCGACCGGTGATGTCGGCTATGCGGAGTTCTCCGCCCGGCTCGCCGAGGTCCGCCGACTGGCTCCGGTCTTCGGCGGTTACGTGGAGGGCTGGGACATCCAGGCGGGCTGCTTGGGCTGGCCGATCGAATCCGCGAATCCGTGGGGTCCGATCCGTGTGACCGGTACCCCGCCCCTGCTCGTGGTGGCCGGTACGCACGACCCCGCCACCCCGCTCCACTGGGGTGAGGGCGTGGCCTCACAGATCGACGGTTCGGAACTCCTCGTCTGGGACGGTGTGGGCCACACCGCGTTTCTCAATCACCCGCCGACCGTGGACCGTGCGGTCGACTACCTGATCACCGGACGTGTCTAG
- a CDS encoding D-Ala-D-Ala carboxypeptidase family metallohydrolase: MPRRTIRLLISFVMLMAALSGGVLATAGPAQADECYTWNRTLSEGMSGADVTQLQIRVAGHVDYGEILSVDGNFGPRTKAAVTKFQQAYGLGADGVAGSQTFAKIYALQDPDCTPIHFTYAELNKCNSDWSGGAVSAATAKSNALRTMWKLEAMRRAMGDTPLVVTSGFRSYSCNSAVGGASNSRHLYGDAADLVGNPSFCQLAQRGRYHGFGGIFGPGYPGHDDHTHVDGRTSRSWSAPSCGI, translated from the coding sequence ATGCCACGACGCACGATCCGACTATTGATCTCGTTTGTCATGCTCATGGCCGCATTGTCGGGCGGTGTGCTGGCCACGGCCGGCCCGGCCCAGGCCGACGAGTGCTACACCTGGAACCGCACGCTGTCCGAGGGCATGTCGGGCGCCGACGTGACCCAACTCCAGATACGTGTGGCCGGGCACGTGGACTACGGCGAGATCCTCTCCGTCGACGGCAACTTCGGTCCGCGGACCAAAGCCGCGGTCACCAAGTTCCAGCAGGCGTACGGACTGGGAGCGGACGGCGTCGCGGGTTCCCAGACGTTCGCCAAGATCTATGCCCTCCAGGACCCGGACTGCACGCCGATCCACTTCACCTACGCGGAGTTGAACAAGTGCAACTCCGACTGGTCCGGCGGAGCGGTCAGCGCCGCGACGGCCAAGTCCAACGCCCTGCGCACCATGTGGAAGCTGGAGGCCATGCGGCGCGCGATGGGCGACACCCCGCTCGTCGTCACCAGCGGATTCCGCTCGTACTCCTGCAACAGCGCGGTGGGCGGCGCGTCCAACAGCCGCCACCTCTACGGTGACGCCGCCGACCTGGTGGGCAACCCGTCGTTCTGCCAGCTCGCGCAGCGTGGCCGCTACCACGGTTTCGGTGGCATCTTCGGCCCCGGCTACCCCGGCCACGACGACCACACCCACGTGGA